Genomic segment of bacterium:
GTGAACGTGCCGAGCCGCAGGGCCGTCTCGAGGACCGGCATCTGGATGGCGCCGCCGCCGTCCACCTCGAAGAGCGTGACGGCGAACTGCACCCAGAGCGGGAGCGTGAAGAGGGTGACGAGCGTGGCGGTCGCCGTCAGCGTGATCGAGAGCGCGGTGTTCCCCCTCGCGAAGTGGACGTACATGTTCGAGAACATGCCGCCCGGGCACGCGGCCACGACCACGATTCCGGTCGCCAGGATGGGCGGCAGGGCGAAGAGGTTCGCCAACGACACCCCGACCATCGGCATCACGATCAGCTGGAGGACGGTCCCGACGATCGTCGCGCGTGGGCTCGTCGCGACGCGGCGGAAGTCGTCGGTCACGAGGACCAGGCCCATGCCGAGCATGAGCATGAACATCCCGGCGCTCAGTCCGAGGTCGATCCAGAGCTGCGACAAAGCGGCGTCGTCCTCAGCCCTTGAGGAGGTCCTTGGCGATCGCGCGGATCTGGATCTCGTCCGTCCCCGCGTAGATCTGCAGCACCTTCGCGTCACGCGCGAACTGCTCGACCACGTACTCCGACATGTATCCGTTGCCGCCGTAGACCTGGACCGCCTCCATCGCGACCTCGACGGCGGCGCGCGCCGAGTAGAGCTTCATGGCCGAGGCTTCGGCGAAGCTCATCGTCTTGCCGTGGCTGGCGAGCTCGATCGTCCGGAAGACCAGGTTCTGGAGGTTCATCCGGGCGACCTCCATCCGCGCGAGCTTGTCCTGGATGAGCTGGTACTCGCCGATCGGTCGTTCGAACTGCACGCGCTCTCGCGCGTACTTGAGGGAGAGCTCGAGACAGCGGTCGACCATGCCGAGGGCCATCGCGGCGACGCCGGAGCGCTCGGTCTGGAACGTGCTCTTCGCGCCTTCGCGTCCGCCGCCGCTCTTCTGGAGCGCGGCCTCGCCGCCGAGCAGGCGATCCATGCCGACGCGAACGTCCTGCAGGAAGAGCTCGCCGGTCGGCGACGAGTGCATGCCCATCTTGCGGAGCGGCTTCGTCTGCTCGAAGCCGGGCATCCCGCGGTCGAGGACGAAGTTCAGGATCTTGCGATCGCGGGGGTCGACGCCTTCCTCGTCGAGCTTGCAGATGAAGACCGTCGTGTCGGCGAAGGGGCCGTTCGTGATGAAGGTCTTCGACCCGTTCAGGACGAACTCGTCGCCCTCGCGTCGCGCCGAGCTGCGCATGCCGCCGAAGGCGTCGGAGCCGGAGCCGGGCTCGGTGATCGCCCAGGCGCCGATCTTGTCGAGGGTCAGGATGTCCCGCGCCCAACGTTCCTTCTGCTCGGTCGTGCCCTTGGAGTTGATCGCGGCGGCGGTGAGTCCCGTGCTGACGCCGAGCGCGGTGACCATGCCGGGGCAGTAGCGGCAGAGCTCGATGATCGGGATCAGCGTGGCGGCGGCCTGGTCGGCGCGCGCGGACGGGTCGCCTCCCGACTTCTTCTCCAGCTTCTCGCCCTTCTTTTCGGCGGCGATCTGCTTGTCGAACCGGGCGCCGGCCATCTCGTCCATGCCGAACGAGTGGTACATCTTGCGCAGCAGGTCGTAGGGCGGGAGATCGCCGTGCTCCAGCTCCTCGACGTGGGGGGCGATCTCGTTCTCGACGAACTGACGGACCGCGTCGCGGATCATCAGCTGGGATTCGCTCCATTCGTGCATGGCGAGAGTCTCCTTCGGGTCGGGGCAGGGGGTCGCGCGAAGGCTGCAGTCTAGCCGTGAAGGCGGCGCGCGGGGGGACGCGGGTTCCGTTGACGACGGGGCCCCCTGATTTACGTTCGGCGCCGATGGAAATCCAGCAGGTTCAAAGCGTC
This window contains:
- a CDS encoding bile acid:sodium symporter; the protein is MSQLWIDLGLSAGMFMLMLGMGLVLVTDDFRRVATSPRATIVGTVLQLIVMPMVGVSLANLFALPPILATGIVVVAACPGGMFSNMYVHFARGNTALSITLTATATLVTLFTLPLWVQFAVTLFEVDGGGAIQMPVLETALRLGTFTVLPVALGMIARARNPNVLRWERHATIPGAIIIVLGAALGTSENPDLDPSQFVEALAPAAAFAVAAMVIGMAVPLLFRIPARDAVTIAVEMIVKNTLLGVVLVAQVLDFEAVLPIFAFAIFQTPGGLLLLLGWRFIERRRDRASSV
- a CDS encoding acyl-CoA dehydrogenase family protein — encoded protein: MHEWSESQLMIRDAVRQFVENEIAPHVEELEHGDLPPYDLLRKMYHSFGMDEMAGARFDKQIAAEKKGEKLEKKSGGDPSARADQAAATLIPIIELCRYCPGMVTALGVSTGLTAAAINSKGTTEQKERWARDILTLDKIGAWAITEPGSGSDAFGGMRSSARREGDEFVLNGSKTFITNGPFADTTVFICKLDEEGVDPRDRKILNFVLDRGMPGFEQTKPLRKMGMHSSPTGELFLQDVRVGMDRLLGGEAALQKSGGGREGAKSTFQTERSGVAAMALGMVDRCLELSLKYARERVQFERPIGEYQLIQDKLARMEVARMNLQNLVFRTIELASHGKTMSFAEASAMKLYSARAAVEVAMEAVQVYGGNGYMSEYVVEQFARDAKVLQIYAGTDEIQIRAIAKDLLKG